The Pantoea sp. At-9b genome includes a window with the following:
- the leuS gene encoding leucine--tRNA ligase, whose product MQEQYRPEEIESRVQQHWDENETFKVTEQEGKEKYYCLSMLPYPSGRLHMGHVRNYTIGDVIARYQRMLGKNVLQPIGWDAFGLPAEGAAVKNNTAPAPWTYDNIQYMKNQLKLLGFGYDWSRELATCQPEYYRWEQWFFTKLYEKGLVYKKTSAVNWCPNDQTVLANEQVIDGCCWRCDTKVERKEIPQWFVKITDYAEELLNDLDTLEDWPEQVKTMQRNWIGRSEGVEITFNVANSDEKVTVYTTRPDTFMGATYVAVAAGHPLAQQAAARNPALVDFIDECRNTKVAEADMATMEKKGMATGLHAIHPLTGEEIPVWVANFVLMEYGTGAVMAVPGHDQRDWEFATKYDLAIKPVILNLDGTAPDLSAAAMTEKGTLFNSGEYDGLDHQAGFNAIADALTAKGVGVRKVNYRLRDWGVSRQRYWGAPIPMVTLEDGTVMPTPEDQLPVILPEDVVMDGITSPIKADPEWAKTTVNGQPALRETDTFDTFMESSWYYARYTCANYNEGMLDPAAANYWLPVDQYVGGIEHAIMHLMYFRFYHKLLRDAGLVNSNEPAKRLLCQGMVLADAFYYVGANGERNWVSPVDVNVERDEKGRIVKAIDNQGREVVYAGMSKMSKSKNNGIDPQLMVERYGADTVRLFMMFASPAEMTLEWQESGVEGANRFLKRVWKLAYDHVAKGATVALDVNALNDDQKALRRDLHKTIAKVADDIGRRQTFNTAIAAIMELMNKLIRAPQESEQDRALLQEALVAVTRLLYPFTPHTSYALWEALGGEGNIDDASWPVADEAAMVEDSLLVVVQVNGKVRGKITVAPDATQEQVQARAAQEHLVAKYLEGVTIRKVIYVPGKLLNLVVG is encoded by the coding sequence ATGCAAGAGCAATACCGCCCGGAAGAGATAGAATCCCGCGTCCAGCAGCACTGGGACGAAAATGAAACCTTTAAAGTGACCGAGCAGGAAGGCAAAGAGAAATACTACTGCCTCTCTATGCTGCCCTATCCTTCCGGCCGCCTGCACATGGGCCATGTGCGTAACTACACCATCGGTGATGTGATTGCCCGTTATCAGCGCATGCTGGGCAAAAACGTGCTGCAACCCATTGGTTGGGATGCATTTGGTCTGCCCGCTGAAGGCGCGGCGGTCAAAAATAACACCGCTCCCGCTCCCTGGACTTACGACAACATCCAGTACATGAAAAACCAGCTCAAGCTGCTGGGTTTTGGCTATGACTGGAGCCGCGAACTGGCAACCTGCCAGCCGGAATATTATCGCTGGGAACAGTGGTTCTTCACCAAACTGTACGAAAAAGGTCTGGTTTATAAGAAGACCTCTGCGGTTAACTGGTGCCCGAACGACCAGACAGTGCTGGCGAACGAGCAGGTTATCGACGGCTGCTGCTGGCGCTGTGACACCAAAGTTGAGCGTAAAGAGATCCCGCAGTGGTTTGTCAAAATCACTGACTACGCGGAAGAGTTGCTGAACGACCTCGACACGCTGGAAGACTGGCCGGAGCAGGTCAAAACCATGCAGCGTAACTGGATTGGCCGTTCTGAAGGCGTGGAAATCACCTTCAACGTTGCCAACAGCGACGAGAAAGTGACGGTCTACACCACCCGCCCGGACACCTTTATGGGCGCAACCTATGTTGCCGTTGCCGCCGGTCATCCTTTGGCACAGCAGGCCGCAGCCCGCAATCCGGCGCTGGTGGATTTCATTGACGAATGCCGTAACACCAAAGTGGCAGAAGCCGATATGGCGACGATGGAGAAAAAAGGCATGGCCACCGGCCTGCATGCTATCCATCCGCTGACTGGCGAAGAGATCCCGGTCTGGGTCGCCAACTTCGTCCTGATGGAGTACGGCACTGGTGCGGTGATGGCAGTTCCAGGCCATGACCAGCGCGACTGGGAATTTGCCACCAAATACGATCTGGCGATCAAACCGGTTATCCTCAACCTTGATGGCACCGCACCGGACCTGAGTGCGGCCGCGATGACCGAGAAGGGTACGCTGTTTAACTCTGGCGAATACGATGGTCTCGATCATCAGGCGGGCTTTAACGCCATCGCCGATGCGCTGACCGCCAAAGGCGTCGGCGTGCGTAAAGTTAACTACCGCCTGCGCGACTGGGGTGTTTCCCGTCAGCGTTACTGGGGCGCGCCGATTCCGATGGTAACACTGGAAGATGGCACCGTAATGCCAACGCCGGAAGATCAACTGCCGGTGATCCTGCCGGAAGATGTGGTCATGGACGGCATCACCAGCCCGATCAAAGCCGATCCGGAGTGGGCGAAAACCACCGTTAATGGTCAGCCTGCGCTGCGTGAAACCGACACCTTTGACACCTTCATGGAGTCTTCCTGGTACTACGCGCGCTACACCTGTGCCAACTACAACGAAGGGATGCTGGACCCGGCTGCCGCAAACTACTGGCTGCCGGTCGATCAGTATGTGGGTGGTATCGAACACGCCATCATGCACCTGATGTATTTCCGCTTCTATCACAAGCTGCTGCGTGATGCGGGCTTGGTCAACTCTAACGAGCCAGCCAAACGCCTGCTGTGCCAGGGTATGGTGCTGGCGGATGCCTTCTACTACGTCGGTGCCAACGGTGAGCGTAACTGGGTTTCGCCAGTTGACGTCAACGTTGAGCGTGACGAAAAAGGCCGTATCGTAAAAGCTATCGACAATCAGGGCCGTGAAGTGGTGTACGCGGGCATGAGCAAAATGTCCAAGTCGAAAAACAACGGCATCGACCCGCAGTTGATGGTAGAACGTTACGGTGCCGATACCGTGCGTCTGTTTATGATGTTTGCTTCCCCGGCAGAAATGACGCTGGAGTGGCAGGAATCCGGCGTGGAAGGCGCGAACCGCTTCCTGAAACGTGTCTGGAAACTGGCGTATGATCACGTGGCAAAAGGCGCAACGGTCGCGCTGGATGTGAACGCCCTGAACGACGATCAGAAAGCGCTGCGTCGCGATCTGCACAAAACCATCGCCAAAGTGGCGGATGATATTGGCCGTCGTCAGACCTTCAACACCGCGATTGCGGCGATTATGGAGCTGATGAACAAGCTGATCCGCGCACCGCAAGAGAGCGAGCAGGATCGCGCTCTGTTGCAGGAAGCGTTGGTTGCCGTCACCCGTCTGCTGTATCCGTTCACACCGCACACCAGCTATGCCTTGTGGGAAGCGCTGGGCGGTGAAGGCAATATCGATGACGCCAGCTGGCCGGTTGCGGACGAAGCGGCTATGGTAGAAGACTCACTGCTGGTGGTGGTTCAGGTTAACGGCAAAGTGCGCGGCAAAATCACCGTTGCGCCCGATGCCACCCAGGAGCAGGTGCAGGCGCGTGCCGCGCAGGAGCATCTGGTGGCGAAATATCTGGAAGGCGTCACCATTCGTAAAGTGATTTATGTCCCCGGCAAACTGCTTAACCTGGTCGTAGGTTAA
- a CDS encoding zinc ribbon-containing protein, with translation MNNVAQVYRATVAALTQRLERGERDIDALVASARLRLLAQQNLTSAEVDEVMRAVRRDLQEFALSYEESSDALGDSLFMRVIRESIWKELADITDKSQLEWREVFQDLRHHGVYQSGEVVGLGNLVCEKCHFTRAIYTPETLTRCPECGHDQFQRQPFEP, from the coding sequence ATGAATAACGTGGCGCAGGTATATCGTGCAACGGTAGCAGCATTAACCCAACGGCTGGAACGTGGCGAGCGTGATATCGATGCGCTGGTCGCCAGCGCCCGCCTGCGCTTGCTGGCGCAGCAAAATTTGACCTCAGCAGAGGTCGATGAAGTGATGCGTGCGGTACGGCGGGATTTGCAGGAGTTTGCGCTCAGCTATGAGGAGTCTTCCGATGCGCTGGGTGACTCGCTTTTTATGCGGGTGATCCGTGAAAGTATCTGGAAGGAGCTGGCGGACATCACCGATAAGAGTCAACTGGAGTGGCGCGAGGTATTTCAGGATCTGCGCCATCATGGCGTCTATCAAAGCGGTGAGGTGGTTGGGTTGGGTAATCTGGTGTGTGAGAAGTGTCATTTTACCCGCGCCATTTATACCCCGGAAACCTTAACCCGTTGCCCGGAGTGTGGACACGATCAGTTCCAGCGTCAGCCATTTGAACCCTGA